Part of the bacterium genome is shown below.
TTTGGCTCCCCGGATGGCTTGTCTGACATCTCTATCTGGGTCCCTGATGAGACTTCTAATCCATTAGGCGCGCGCCTGATCAAAGAAGAAGGGGGAGATTATTATTACGTTGATAGTTGGGGTCACACCAAACGCTCCCGTCCAGGCGCTTATTTTGAAGAATATATCAAAGCGTTAATCCCTCTAGGCGTTGACCCTGATTCCGTCCAATTCGATTCCCCCACCCTCGATGCGCGCTATCTTGGCGGGTGCAAGGATGAGCCTGAATTCAACAAAAAGCTGGATGAAGGTAAAAGCAAGTGGTGCGTTTTCGGCAAAACCGGGGGGCCCTACCTCCGCACCACCTTTGTCCGTGGTGAAGCGCAATTTTTAATAGACATCGCCGAAGACCCGGAACTTGCCAAAGCCCTGGCAGATAAAGTGGGCGATCACATAACCGCAGTCGGCGTCGAGGAAATCAAACGTTGGAAACTTCAAGATACCGGTATTTTCATCTACGACGACATGGCCTATAACGACAACCCCTTCTTCAGCCCTAAATCTTTCGAAAAAGTTTTCCTCCCCGCCTACCGTCGAATGATAAAAGCCTATAAAGAGGCCGGCGCGAAATACGTGTTCCTCCATTCCGACGGCAACATCCGTCC
Proteins encoded:
- a CDS encoding uroporphyrinogen decarboxylase family protein; this translates as MNSRERVLTACAFERPDRIPRFDGFWEYPESWQERFGSPDGLSDISIWVPDETSNPLGARLIKEEGGDYYYVDSWGHTKRSRPGAYFEEYIKALIPLGVDPDSVQFDSPTLDARYLGGCKDEPEFNKKLDEGKSKWCVFGKTGGPYLRTTFVRGEAQFLIDIAEDPELAKALADKVGDHITAVGVEEIKRWKLQDTGIFIYDDMAYNDNPFFSPKSFEKVFLPAYRRMIKAYKEAGAKYVFLHSDGNIRPILDMLIDAGIEGLNPLERRAKMDPFEIRKTYPKVVLTGGMCNSHTLINGPIEKIVREAKELIDLGKDGGVVIGTHSVSPEVPIEHFAAYHETCLTYGNFE